The genomic interval GCCACATCATGGCACACATTTTTTTCCATACACTCCGAATCTTCTGCCGTCGATGGGCCTTGCACATCAACAAAATCTGCGCCTGACATTGTAATTTCACTTCGAAATTGATGCTACGATAGTGTaggattttaaatataataaaatatatttatgaaaatataatagcTCCTTTCACAAACGCTTTCTTCTCAACAACGCTATGACTCTGctccaattttttaaacaaaacacaTGAGGATTATCGCGGAGGAGAAGGCGCTCCCGCGTGGCATGAATCCTCAtgtgttttgtttaaaaaattggagCAGAGTCATAGCGTTGTTGAGAAGAAAGCGTTTGTGAAAGGAgctattatattttcataaatatattttattatatttaaaatcctACACTATCGTAGCATCAATTTCGAAGTGAAATTACAATGTCAGGCGCAGATTTTGTTGATGTGCAAGGCCCATCGACGGCAGAAGATTCGGAGTGTATGGAAAAAAATGTGTGCCATGATGTGGCAAAATCTCAATTAAAGGACGCTGTAACGTACTATGAGCATCTTCTTGCTGAAAACGACATGGTAGCAGCTAGTTCTTCAGGAGTTATCAACCACGAGGCCATTATCATGGGCGAAGAAATTTACCGTCGCACCTGTCAAATGCTAGGTGAGATGAAAATTATAGAATGTAACGAACTCTTCATGAAGGATGAGCTCGACGAGGAGGACGTGCTTGAAGTTCAATCCAGTTCATCTGATGAAGAGTATTGTCCAAACGAGAAGAAAACAAAATCGGAGTATGTACCAttagaatataaaattgaagtaGTGAATATTACAAAAGCTCATCCAAATTGGACCTTAAAAACCCTCCATAAAAAAGGGTGCTCCCGCTTAAAACGCATGGAAGATTTGTCAAAGTGGGAATCACATATTAAAAGTGGTGGGACCACATTCGACAAATATGCCGTGATTGATTCATGGACATATGATCGTTTTGAAGAAGCGCGGAACAATTACCAGCAAGTAACTACCAGAAACTTGCAGCAGTGGGCTTTAGCTGCTGCAagtcaatttgataattttgatttcaAAGCGTCCGATTCATGGGTGATTTCGTTTAAAAAGAAACATGGTATCCGGCAACGAAGAATCACAAAATATGTTTCGCAAAGTGAAAATGCGACAATGGAAGAAATAGTGGCTTCGGCAGAAAACTTTCGAAAACAAGTGCGTGCAATTATAcccaaatataaatttgattttattataaacacgGATCAAACAGGTTGTCAGTATCAGTCCACGTTTGACAGAACCCTCGCTAACCGAGGATCGAAAACAGTTATTGTGCAGAGACAAAATATGAACAAAGTCTCACATACGTACACAGCGCAGTACGCCCTAACGTTATCAGGAAAATTACTACCTTGTGTTTTTGTCTGTCTGCAAGAGGTAACTGGCGTTTTTGGCCCGCGTATTCAGAAATTAGTTAACGAATATtcatcgaaatttcaaaatgtgattgtgagatgttCAAAATCCGGAAAATTAACTACTACCATATATCAggactttttaaataattgtttaaaaccGTATGTACAAgatgaaaaatttcttttattaatagACTCTTGGGGGGGGACAAACTAACCCGTCAATGTATGACGAAATATTCCAAGATAACGAGGGTATGACAACATGTACCATAAAAGTCATACCGCCAAAATGTACTCCCCTTGTACAACCGTGTGATGTCTATTTTTatagacaaataaaaaatttaataaaacggttgcagaattgttcatATTTAGTGCAACAAAAACGGGAAATAAATACAAGGGAAGACTGTATCAAAATTCATTCAATTGTACATCACCAGTTATCCtccgaaatatttaaaaacatgttACAGTACGCATGGTTTGCGTCAAAACTCTGCGACAACAGAGAAGTATTTATGAATGTGAATGAAGTTTGTTTTCCGAACGACGTTCTTAAAAAAACGTGTGCTTGTACAAATGCTTCGTTTATAGTCTGCGCAAGGTGCCGTATGAATTattgttttaaatgtttttatgaTGAATATCATCCTAGCTTATGCCATGGTAGGGAATAATTAATAAAGGGAACATGTAATAATACAGCGCATACAAcatttaatgttatttttatgCTCAACCTTTTCCTCAATTCCtacaaataaaagaatatgtattttctatttaaaaaataaaaataactcttTATTAGTGCAGATTTTATAAATGCTATGCTTAAAATTAAAGCAGgtataaattgaaagaaaaaaaaattgatgtcTACTAAAACGAGCCTCGATCCACCAACCCACCGATCACCAGTCTTTGGCGTTACGCTTTGAGCCATTCTGTTGTACGAATATCCGTTAACGCGAACTCTTTATGAACgagtaagacaattttccaatgcgattttctcggaaAATCTTGAGTAGTGCGCGCTACTACTTTACCCAATTATGTTTACATACGTGATCTTTAAACAGTGCAAGTTTCAGGAAAATCCGTTTTCCGTCGACCCTGATGTCCCCTTGTAAGTCcccttcggtactttccaatcgatgaaacgatcaccgacaactcctacaaacggcaattttaatcgacaggagaacatttttcaagtATATTCGCTACgctttatcacgtgcggtacattcagggtgaaattaataaatgtttatcgttaattcaagtataagcacaagttctggcggcgtattattttttgtatacgtggcttaaatactagttctggcagcgtattgcttttcgcatacgtggcttaaatactagttctggcagcgtattgcttttcgcatacgtggcttaaatgcaagttctggcagcgtattgcttttcgtatacgtggcttaaagacaagttctggcagcgtactGCTTTTCgaatacgtggcttaaatgcaagttctggcagcgtattgcttttcgcatacgtggtttaaatgcaagttctggcagcgtattgcttttcgcatacgtggcttaaatgcaagttctggcagcgtattgcttttcgtatacgtgatgtgaagacaagttctggaagcttattgctttcgtgattcgtagcgaaatttaaagcttcctgcggcgtattggtttcttgCTCTTTCGTaacaaataacgaacgttctgtctcgaacgtttttacatgaaacggaatggtagagttctttcctctctcctgtttctcttttctttcgccttcttccatctcattatttcttactatatatatattattatgtatatatgtttatgtatatttcTTCTTTGGGGTCCTCTCCTAACCGACAAAACGAATctccaagcatagggctgagtctcaacagatcgcagcgtggtaactgctctaccgagtacaacaccccgccaggtacctaagtcgtctacagacgattccgagtctcgacgtcgttcttggagtacccatgatcgaccgttagagcgccgtggtcgtcgtacggtgagatcccgacgacgaatccgatgaggcccatacggcaaactggggcccgtgtgatgaacgatccgaggaccgtccacctagtagtgtcacattgttttgagcctttcgacccaaacgagactcctagaaatatcgttgccaacattgtctagaaaggatacggccttaaaggcgttcaggcataatcccacggacggtagcttcgcaccaccggccgctcgaccgagtgcgtgaaccaaatgtccgaacctgcggttcctctcgtactgagcaggattactatcgcaacgacacagtcatcagtagggtaaaactaacctgtctcacgacggtctaaacccagctcacgttccctgttggcgggtgaacaatccgacgcttggcgaattctgcttcgcaatgataggaagagccgacatcgaaggatcaaaaagcgacgtcgctctgaacgcttggccgccacaagccagttatccgtGTGGTAACtcttctgacacctcttgctgaaaactcttcaaaccaaaaggatcgataggccgtgttttcgcagtctctatgcgtactgaacatcgagatcaagccagcttttgcccttttgctctacgcgaggtttctgtcctcgctgagctggccttaggacacctgcgttattctttgacagatgtaccgcctcagtcaaactccccgcctggcagtgtcctcgagtcggatcacgcaggagttattattggtgatcggcccgcaggctttcaacaccactcttatacgcttggttcaagaataccgtgacaaccgggtcgaaaccacggtgcacgcgttccgccttaccgagtaagtaaagaaactatgaaagtagtggtatttcaccggcgacatgacatctcccacttatgctacacctctcatgtctccttacagtgccagactagagtcaagctcacataatttttccaagcccgttcccttggcagtggtttcgctagaaagtagatagggacagattgggaatctcgttaatccattcatgcgcgtcactaattagatgacgaggcatttggctatatCCTGTACCAACGTCCGACAAAGGACGGGTAGACTTCCGAGGTTTTAGCCCCCTCGTTGGGTATAACAAACAACaaagaaaaatagtaaaacaacaACTATAGACAAAAACactgtcaaataaataaatacatttattatcaCATAACATAAAACATAAAGCGTCATAACAACAAAACGAAACGTCATAGCTCTTCTGCTTGTCCATATAGTGTTTacataattcataaaataaaaaccattATAATCTTCAAATAGTATAGTCATAATCGATGAACTCGGTCGCCATTTCTATCGATGAACGAAGAGCTATTAATGACACTGTTATTAAATCCTTCTGCAGAAACCCAAGTAATTTAAGGTTTAACTTTGTTAAATAAGGCATTGCTCCTCTGCATCCCACTACTATCGGTAAGATTTCCGCCGTTGCACCATTAACTCTTAGTCTAATAAATTCTGCCGTCTCTTtgtattttctcattttttcttTGTATGCTTCGGCTAGATTTTCCTTATCTTCATATCTTACCGTGACATCTACGACGTAAACCCTATCATGGTCTTTAATAACCATATCAGGTTTTTTTAACTCTCCCAGCACGTTTACAACTGGTTCTTTAAAAATAGCACCCtgtttatttactttattaagTATCAAGTCGCAGATCTCATTATGCCTTTTAATCCTTTTACTTTTAGTGTGGGTGCAGTTGCCCAGGACGTGCCCCAAGGTTTCTGCTTGGACACCACATCGTCGACATTTATAGTCTATATCTTTTTTGGCTCTCCTTAAGGCCACTCTAGTGCCAAACGTATTAGACCGTAATTTTAGTGCGTCAAGATACCTAGAGGGTTTTAAAAACTCTGGATTGTATAGCCATGCATTACCGATCTTGTCGTTACAGAATTCTCTTACACCTTTGCCCTGTGAGATTAACTGCTTCCATCTCTcggtttcattttttttaagggCCACTCGCGCttcttccacgcgttgtaaattGCATGGCCATTCAATACCTATAGATTTGGCGTATTCTTTTAAGCATGTATTCCTGTTTTTTTAGCGCGGCCCGCACGACCTCATCTTCCGATTCGTTCATTTTAATCGCATTTCTTATTTTAGCTATTTTAACTATATTCGGAATCTTTTGCATGCCCAACCCTCCGTGGCTTTTATCCGTGTATATTAGGCCATCCGTGGTAGATGGATGCAGGTGCaaaatctttttaattatttgttttactTCTTTATCTATATCGTCTAATATACCTAACGGGGGTGGGTTAGCAACTAACCTGTGTATATATCTTGGAAGAAGATATGCTCTTATCAGGTTCACCTTTTGGTGGGGTTTAAGGCTCAGATTTTTAATACCCTCGGCTGCATCTACTATTTCTTTTACCGATGCCCTCTGCAAGCCTCTCCACGGATCTAATATGACCCCcagatatttcattatttcttccGGTTCTGCATTCGGCAAGTTCTGACaatctatttttaatttaggatCTTCCAAGTACCAAGTTTTATTCTTAGCTATTATTTGAAacgtattacattttttaactgaaatttccattttaagcgcttttaaataatcaaatattgCTTTTAATTGTTTCTGGGCTTCTCTTTGATCTTTCGCTATAAGTATAACATCATCGGCAAAAGCTAAAATATTAATCTTTGAACCTTCCAAATTTATACCCTCGGTCGTCTCAtgtattaattctataataggaTCCAACACTAAATTAAAAAGCAATGGAGATAATGGGTCTCCTTGCTTAACCTCTCTAAGTAGATTAATTGTTACCGTCTCTTTATTTTTGCATGTTATATTTGTTACGCAActagtatacattttatttacatattcacCTATTTTAGCGGGAATGCCTTTAACTTTTAAACATTCACTCAACACGCTATGAGGTACAGTGTCAAAAGCTTTGGCTATATCTAAAATAGTTATTACACCGCCTTTTTTTTGCTTCATTTCCGTTATAGCGCcgtttaaaattgatatattatacTTACACCCATCTTCTCTAGTAAAACCTTTTTTGCCTTATAtgctgttttattttatttcttagcCTTTTATCAATCATCGCAGAGAAAATTCTCCCTAATAGAGATCCTATCGTAATAGGCCTCCAATTATTTATATCATCGATACATTTGCCAGGCTTTGGTATTAGCGTCGTTCTATTTCTTTTCCATTGTAGTGGGTAAATTTGACTTAacattaataaattcaataattttgttaaaatatggaGTGCGCTGTTTTTCCTAAGATGCGCTTTTTTAATACCGTCTACACCTGCAGCAGTatcattttttagttttttcattttatctATAAGTTCATTAATTGTAATTGGTGTCCATATTtcattcattgtataattgacTACATCACGTTTTTTTGGTAAGTTGGCTTGGGGACCTACCTCCCCCCAAAGGCCTTTATATAACGGTAATACTTCTTTTTTATCTGGCGGCtcaataaattctttattttttatcacaTTACCCGTTACTATAGAGTCTATTAATTTCTTCGGGCACTTCTTATATAACTCTTGGCACCTGGCGTATGCGAATTTTCTCTGTCTTGTACTTTTCTTATTTCTCTTTCTTAATTCATTTTCTGATTCACCTTTTCTATTATTTCTcctgtttttaatattattttcttcggTGGAACTTTCTTTGATTCCTTCTTTTAGTTTCTCTATAAAGTTTTGCACTATATCATTAACCTCATTTTCCTCGCACGTGGCCAAATCAGCACTGCGTTTCTCAATttgtttaaattcattttcGTCTTCTCGTTGATTTTCGATTATTTCCTTTTTAAACGGTTCTTTCCAGCTTACATCTATAACATCTATTCGGGCATCTTCCTCCAAATTATCCGTTGTTATTGTCAATAtagcgttattattattattattttcattttcatcatCCGAGGAAGATGCTACAGATTCTTCTCTCTGAGCAACGAGCGTCCTTCTTTTGTCGCTAATTTGTTTAAGCGTTTTATTGGGAAGATAATCCCTGATTGCTGCATTTGGTTGTCTGAAATCCTTATATCTTtcgtttaattttatcaataattCAGTTTCTACTTTTGTCCACACTGTTGCTCTAGCTGTTAAATTTTTTCTATTGTCTGTGGTGCTATTTTCTATACGTTTAGTATTTCTTATTGTAGGATGTCTATGTCGCTCGTGTTGTGATAGGCCTCTTTTACTTGCAAACGATTCTTGACATGATTCGCACTTGAACTGCTCTACTTCAGGCTGCCTTGTTTCTACTTTACATTTTGGAATATGACACCTGCATCCACGCAGTTTCTCGAATTCTTTACCACAGGCCACGCACCTCCATTTTATTTTAAGCTTCGGGTGTTGCTTTTCCGCGTGGTCTTTAAACTGTGTCTCGTGCAAAAACCGTCGGTCTATTCCATTAAGTTGACAGGCAATGCATTTTATTTGATTACTCAGAGAAAGGTTGATACACATTTCCGAAATCGTTTCCATAAGCGTGCTTGGGTCGTCAACAGTGGCCCTCCGGTCCACAGCGGACAAGTCCGCCACAGAGGTCCCAGGGCTGGGAACCTCTGTGTCCGAGACATCACATTCCGTcgccatttttattattatttaagttttgaaatccgaattcctcaaatccaaatgtaacgactctggaacctaagttcagatagttactagcgctaagaaggtaaagagcggcttttaccaattaaacgactcgttttggaaaataactaaatgtaaagattgtgggattcgtgtggtgtgcggttaaggagtgaaatccacaggtcaatatctttcaacaataaggtttactcaataaaataacgaagatgatgaatttgacaaataacaagtaacaaataacaacaaaatatgaaaagtatattggttcgatcaaaagaaactaaatagactttgatatattattgataatagaaataatagtacttggtaaattaaacaatatgtaattgataattatgaatctaactaaatctgattctcgctagttaatactttatattatttcgtaccTACGTctgacttcgcttttatataattactgaatttgatattctatattattttaattcttgtttcgaacgctgacaaagtttatcttgattaatacgtttgtagtttatataatgaaaagtcttttacgaaattattaatactagcgcgtgatagtctaccgcggcgaggaacacgacctaagtgtgattctctaagtgtacctaaatacgctttcgcaaagttagatagattaatgattttatctgatatctaacgcggtgtagtcgactactgagattacgctgatgacagaacaatattcttttactaattcaaaattccaagatttgtttgattctaatgaactttactcggaacagttactctttcttaatttgtctcgacaactaattgtccatgaccctttttgtcaaaacgaacactgacagccaaaaccagatcgcttaattggggagcctgttgttcactggctactagaacgacccaacgatacaggaaaagggtgaacagtataagttcaacagggtagcaaatcaattgattctaacataaaatcgtaattgctgaactgccacccaaaagacacgggcttcagagaccaagccgctcaaatggggagcctgcgttagctggctacgaaactacccagagtgaactccgagaatctgacggcgcgttagcaatccgacgaaaaatcaaatttgagtagctgagagctatcgtttcgatatcttagcctttcttggcgctaagtatagcactctcctaaaggagtttcagatacgagaccgtttgaatggggagcctgttgttcactggctactagaacgacccacgaccaagtatccaaatggcgtatacccgctttaccagtcaagtattaagaatcgttgcggctcttcacagcgaaaactgttccggttttacttatctgtagacttctagttcgctcgacttcgaaaactgttctgcgatttaggcgagtttcgctcggccttttatactcgccagtctggcaatttctcggaaaacccccataacgtcgaaatatataattgtcgtataaattcgcaattaggcattaattatgaaaacgaacgatttaattacattatcaatatcgcattctactcgatggtttatgttgttgatataaaagtagtattttagtagtgttttaatgaaattgcattttctgtcttcctctatgtactacgcacgacttctatacggattggagctaaatgtataagcatacggtgtttctagaacattccattgaacaatattataatttacaatattcactgcaataaactaacatctgactctatttccggataacataatattagtacgctcgatatgcattaactgatttgttcaactaatggtttttaataactaataacatcgaaattgtaaaatatattcttatccttctctaggattacgcgagaatactaggaaattcggggcgaacatcgcggcacgtaggcacatcgcattacggaattttccatatagaattatacatttattcgaatgactataaaataatgaattaattttgtttttaattgttctaacataact from Megachile rotundata isolate GNS110a unplaced genomic scaffold, iyMegRotu1 scaffold0057, whole genome shotgun sequence carries:
- the LOC143266162 gene encoding uncharacterized protein LOC143266162 produces the protein MATECDVSDTEVPSPGTSVADLSAVDRRATVDDPSTLMETISEMCINLSLSNQIKCIACQLNGIDRRFLHETQFKDHAEKQHPKLKIKWRCVACGKEFEKLRGCRCHIPKCKVETRQPEVEQFKCESCQESFASKRGLSQHERHRHPTIRNTKRIENSTTDNRKNLTARATVWTKVETELLIKLNERYKDFRQPNAAIRDYLPNKTLKQISDKRRTLVAQREESVASSSDDENENNNNNNAILTITTDNLEEDARIDVIDVSWKEPFKKEIIENQREDENEFKQIEKRSADLATCEENEVNDIVQNFIEKLKEGIKESSTEENNIKNRRNNRKGESENELRKRNKKSTRQRKFAYARCQELYKKCPKKLIDSIVTGNVIKNKEFIEPPDKKEVLPLYKGLWGEVGPQANLPKKRDVVNYTMNEIWTPITINELIDKMKKLKNDTAAGVDDIAKAFDTVPHSVLSECLKVKGIPAKIGEYVNKMYTSCVTNITCKNKETVTINLLREVKQGDPLSPLLFNLVLDPIIELIHETTEVKKCNTFQIIAKNKTWYLEDPKLKIDCQNLPNAEPEEIMKYLGVILDPWRGLQRASVKEIVDAAEGIKNLSLKPHQKVNLIRAYLLPRYIHRLVANPPPLGILDDIDKEVKQIIKKILHLHPSTTDGLIYTDKSHGGLGMQKIPNIVKIAKIRNAIKMNESEDEVVRAALKKQEYMLKRIRQIYRVALRRAKKDIDYKCRRCGVQAETLGHVLGNCTHTKSKRIKRHNEICDLILNKVNKQGAIFKEPVVNVLGELKKPDMVIKDHDRVYVVDVTVRYEDKENLAEAYKEKMRKYKETAEFIRLRVNGATAEILPIVVGCRGAMPYLTKLNLKLLGFLQKDLITVSLIALRSSIEMATEFIDYDYTI